From Campylobacter concisus, a single genomic window includes:
- the purN gene encoding phosphoribosylglycinamide formyltransferase: MLTKKIAVLFSGSGSNLEAILKKVHNQIFNGVKIEVCLCICNKPGAFGIERAKKFGLDTTIIESAKFANREEFDAAVVEQILKSGAELTVLAGFMRILTPVFISKIKAINLHPSILPLFKGAHAIKESFESDMMLGGVSVHYVSEELDGGKLIAQRAFEREDSMSLEDWESKIHAIEHEILPDSIIKILTKEANV; encoded by the coding sequence ATGCTTACGAAAAAGATAGCCGTGCTTTTTAGCGGCAGTGGCTCAAATTTAGAAGCGATACTTAAAAAAGTTCATAATCAAATTTTTAATGGCGTAAAGATAGAAGTTTGCCTTTGTATCTGCAACAAGCCTGGTGCATTTGGCATCGAGCGAGCTAAGAAATTTGGGCTTGATACGACGATAATAGAGAGTGCTAAATTTGCAAACAGAGAAGAATTTGATGCTGCAGTTGTGGAGCAAATTTTAAAAAGCGGCGCTGAACTAACGGTGCTTGCTGGATTTATGAGGATATTAACTCCTGTTTTTATATCAAAGATAAAAGCCATAAATTTACATCCTTCCATATTGCCACTTTTTAAAGGCGCTCATGCGATAAAAGAGAGCTTTGAGAGTGACATGATGCTTGGCGGTGTGAGCGTGCACTACGTGAGCGAGGAGCTTGACGGAGGTAAACTCATCGCACAAAGGGCGTTTGAAAGAGAAGATAGTATGAGTTTGGAGGATTGGGAGAGCAAAATCCATGCGATAGAGCATGAAATTTTGCCTGATAGCATAATAAAAATTTTAACAAAGGAAGCAAATGTTTGA
- a CDS encoding TerC family protein, with amino-acid sequence MFEWFSSPEAWISLLTLTGLEIVLGIDNIIFIAILVGKLPPQQRGSGRIVGLGLAMVTRILLLLSLFWIMKLTKPLFTIAEFSISGRDLVLILGGLFLLVKSTLEIHSSVSGESEEHKNSKKSHANFLVIVSEIAVLDIVFSLDSVITAVGMAEHIEIMIIAVILAVGVMMIASKGISNFVDNNPTIKILALAFLVLVGMTLVAEGLGFHIPKGYIYFAMAFSLAVESINIYAKKKMLAK; translated from the coding sequence ATGTTTGAATGGTTTAGTTCGCCAGAAGCGTGGATATCACTACTTACGTTAACTGGCTTAGAGATAGTTTTAGGCATAGATAACATTATATTTATCGCTATTTTAGTAGGTAAACTACCTCCGCAGCAGCGTGGCAGTGGTAGGATTGTCGGCTTAGGGCTAGCTATGGTGACTAGAATTTTACTTTTACTTTCATTGTTTTGGATCATGAAGCTTACGAAGCCACTCTTTACTATCGCGGAATTTAGCATAAGCGGCCGAGATTTGGTGCTTATACTGGGCGGTCTATTTTTACTTGTAAAATCAACCCTTGAAATACATTCTAGTGTTTCTGGCGAAAGCGAAGAGCATAAAAATAGCAAAAAATCACATGCAAATTTCTTGGTTATCGTAAGCGAGATAGCTGTTTTGGATATTGTTTTTTCTCTTGATAGTGTTATCACGGCTGTTGGAATGGCTGAGCATATAGAGATAATGATCATAGCTGTTATTTTAGCAGTTGGTGTAATGATGATAGCGTCAAAAGGTATTTCTAATTTTGTAGATAATAACCCAACTATAAAAATTTTAGCACTTGCATTTTTAGTGCTTGTAGGCATGACGCTTGTTGCTGAAGGATTAGGATTTCATATTCCAAAGGGATATATATATTTTGCGATGGCATTTTCATTGGCAGTGGAAAGTATAAATATCTATGCTAAAAAGAAAATGTTAGCTAAATAA